A genome region from Apus apus isolate bApuApu2 chromosome 2, bApuApu2.pri.cur, whole genome shotgun sequence includes the following:
- the LOC127381239 gene encoding uncharacterized protein LOC127381239 isoform X36, whose amino-acid sequence METLHPWRPCTHLETLHPWRPCTLGDPAPTWRPCTLGDPAPTWRPCTLGDPAPTWRPCTLGDPAPMETLHSWRPCTHLEILHPWRPCTHGDPAPTWRPCTLGDPAPTWRPCTLGDPAPMETLHPWRPCTLGDPAPTWRPCTLGDPAPTWRPCTLGDPAPMETLHSWRPCTLGDPAPTWRPCTHGDPAPMETLHSWRPCTLGDPAPTWRPCTLGDAAPLETLHSWRPCTLGDPAPTWRPCTLGDPALMETLHSWRPCTRMRSGLHARFPPPPRSPPPPPGTAPNKAASRLPSRSCPRGREGTRGEGSGPRAPRCPPVPPGAPRCPPVPPAPVSPARPPRTEPSRAGPNREGRSFGLGHAPPPAARSQ is encoded by the exons ATGGAGACCCTGCATCCTTGGAGACCCTGCACCCACCTGGAGACCCTGCACCCTTGGAGACCCTGCACCCTTGGAGACCCTGCACCCACCTGGAGACCCTGCACCCTTGGAGACCCTGCACCCACCTGGAGACCCTGCACCCTTGGAGACCCTGCACCCACCTGGAGACCCTGCACCCTTGGAGACCCTGCACCCATGGAgaccctgcactcatggagacCCTGCACCCACCTGGAGATCCTGCACCCTTGGAgaccctgcactcatggagacCCTGCACCCAC CTGGAGACCCTGCACCCTTGGAGACCCTGCACCCACCTGGAGACCCTGCACCCTTGGAGACCCTGCACCCATGGAGACCCTGCACCCTTGGAGACCCTGCACCCTTGGAGACCCTGCACCCACCTGGAGACCCTGCACCCTTGGAGACCCTGCACCCACCTGGAGACCCTGCACCCTTGGAGACCCTGCACCCATGGAgaccctgcactcatggagacCCTGCACCCTTGGAGACCCTGCACCCAC CTGGAGACCCTGCACCCATGGAGACCCTGCACCCATGGAgaccctgcactcatggagacCCTGCAC CCTTGGAGACCCTGCACCCACCTGGAGACCCTGCACCCTTGGAGACGCTGCACCCTTGGAgaccctgcactcatggagacCCTGCACCCTTGGAGACCCTGCACCCACCTGGAGACCCTGCACCCTTGGAgaccctgcactcatggagaccctgcactcatggagacCCTGCACCCGCATGAGGAGTGGGCTCCATGCGAGgttcccgccccccccccgaagccccccgccccctcccggTACCGCCCCCAATAAAGCTGCTTCTCGCCTTCCCAGCCGCTCTTGCCcccggggcagggaggggacgCGTGGGGAGGGGTCAGGGCCCCGTGCCCCCCGGTGCCCCCCGGTGCCCCCCGGTGCCCCCCGGTGCCCCCcggtgcccccagccccggtTTCACCAGCGCGGCCGCCCCGAACCGAACCGAGCCGAGCGGGGCCGAACCGGGAGGGGCGGAGCTTCGGGCTCGGCCACGCCCCCCCCCCGGCCGCTCGCAGCCAATAG
- the LOC127381239 gene encoding splicing factor 3A subunit 2-like isoform X28 encodes METLHPWRPCTHLETLHPWRPCTLGDPAPTWRPCTLGDPAPTWRPCTLGDPAPTWRPCTLGDPAPMETLHSWRPCTHLETLHPWRPCTHLETLHPWRPCTHGDPAPLETLHPWRPCTHLETLHPWRPCTHLETLHPWRPCTHGDPALMETLHPWRPCTHLGTLHPWRPCTLGDPAPTWRPCTLGDPAPTWRPCTHGDPAPMETLHSWRPCTHLETLHPWRPCTHEDPAPTWRPCTLGDAAPLETLHSWRPCTLGDPAPTWRPCTLGDPALMETLHSWRPCTRMRSGLHARFPPPPRSPPPPPGTAPNKAASRLPSRSCPRGREGTRGEGSGPRAPRCPPVPPGAPRCPPVPPAPVSPARPPRTEPSRAGPNREGRSFGLGHAPPPAARSQ; translated from the exons ATGGAGACCCTGCATCCTTGGAGACCCTGCACCCACCTGGAGACCCTGCACCCTTGGAGACCCTGCACCCTTGGAGACCCTGCACCCACCTGGAGACCCTGCACCCTTGGAGACCCTGCACCCACCTGGAGACCCTGCACCCTTGGAGACCCTGCACCCACCTGGAGACCCTGCACCCTTGGAGACCCTGCACCCATGGAgaccctgcactcatggagacCCTGCACCCAC CTGGAGACCCTGCACCCTTGGAGACCCTGCACCCACCTGGAGACCCTGCACCCTTGGAGACCCTGCACCCATGGAGACCCTGCACCCTTGGAGACCCTGCACCCTTGGAGACCCTGCACCCACCTGGAGACCCTGCACCCTTGGAGACCCTGCACCCACCTGGAGACCCTGCACCCTTGGAGACCCTGCACCCATGGAgaccctgcactcatggagacCCTGCACCCTTGGAGACCCTGCACCCACCTGGGGACCCTGCACCCATGGAGACCCTGCACCCTTGGAGACCCTGCACCCACCTGGAGACCCTGCACCCTTGGAGACCCTGCACCCACCTGGAGACCCTGCACCCATGGAGACCCTGCACCCATGGAgaccctgcactcatggagacCCTGCAC CCACCTGGAGACCCTGCACCCTTGGAGACCCTGCACTCATGAAGACCCTGCACCCAC CTGGAGACCCTGCACCCTTGGAGACGCTGCACCCTTGGAgaccctgcactcatggagacCCTGCACCCTTGGAGACCCTGCACCCACCTGGAGACCCTGCACCCTTGGAgaccctgcactcatggagaccctgcactcatggagacCCTGCACCCGCATGAGGAGTGGGCTCCATGCGAGgttcccgccccccccccgaagccccccgccccctcccggTACCGCCCCCAATAAAGCTGCTTCTCGCCTTCCCAGCCGCTCTTGCCcccggggcagggaggggacgCGTGGGGAGGGGTCAGGGCCCCGTGCCCCCCGGTGCCCCCCGGTGCCCCCCGGTGCCCCCCGGTGCCCCCcggtgcccccagccccggtTTCACCAGCGCGGCCGCCCCGAACCGAACCGAGCCGAGCGGGGCCGAACCGGGAGGGGCGGAGCTTCGGGCTCGGCCACGCCCCCCCCCCGGCCGCTCGCAGCCAATAG
- the LOC127381239 gene encoding splicing factor 3A subunit 2-like isoform X24: METLHPWRPCTHLETLHPWRPCTLGDPAPTWRPCTLGDPAPTWRPCTLGDPAPTWRPCTLGDPAPMETLHSWRPCTHLETLHPWRPCTHLETLHPWRPCTHGDPAPLETLHPWRPCTHLETLHPWRPCTHLETLHPWRPCTHGDPALMETLHPWRPCTHLGTLHPWRPCTLGDPAPTWRPCTLGDPAPTWRPCTLGDPALMKTLHPPGDPAPMETLHSWRPCTLGDPAPTWRPCTLGDAAPLETLHSWRPCTLGDPAPTWRPCTLGDPALMETLHSWRPCTRMRSGLHARFPPPPRSPPPPPGTAPNKAASRLPSRSCPRGREGTRGEGSGPRAPRCPPVPPGAPRCPPVPPAPVSPARPPRTEPSRAGPNREGRSFGLGHAPPPAARSQ; the protein is encoded by the exons ATGGAGACCCTGCATCCTTGGAGACCCTGCACCCACCTGGAGACCCTGCACCCTTGGAGACCCTGCACCCTTGGAGACCCTGCACCCACCTGGAGACCCTGCACCCTTGGAGACCCTGCACCCACCTGGAGACCCTGCACCCTTGGAGACCCTGCACCCACCTGGAGACCCTGCACCCTTGGAGACCCTGCACCCATGGAgaccctgcactcatggagacCCTGCACCCAC CTGGAGACCCTGCACCCTTGGAGACCCTGCACCCACCTGGAGACCCTGCACCCTTGGAGACCCTGCACCCATGGAGACCCTGCACCCTTGGAGACCCTGCACCCTTGGAGACCCTGCACCCACCTGGAGACCCTGCACCCTTGGAGACCCTGCACCCACCTGGAGACCCTGCACCCTTGGAGACCCTGCACCCATGGAgaccctgcactcatggagacCCTGCACCCTTGGAGACCCTGCACCCACCTGGGGACCCTGCACCCATGGAGACCCTGCACCCTTGGAGACCCTGCACCCACCTGGAGACCCTGCACCCTTGGAGACCCTGCACCCAC CTGGAGACCCTGCACCCTTGGAGACCCTGCACTCATGAAGACCCTGCACCCACCTGGAGACCCTGCACCCATGGAgaccctgcactcatggagacCCTGCACCCTTGGAGACCCTGCACCCACCTGGAGACCCTGCACCCTTGGAGACGCTGCACCCTTGGAgaccctgcactcatggagacCCTGCACCCTTGGAGACCCTGCACCCACCTGGAGACCCTGCACCCTTGGAgaccctgcactcatggagaccctgcactcatggagacCCTGCACCCGCATGAGGAGTGGGCTCCATGCGAGgttcccgccccccccccgaagccccccgccccctcccggTACCGCCCCCAATAAAGCTGCTTCTCGCCTTCCCAGCCGCTCTTGCCcccggggcagggaggggacgCGTGGGGAGGGGTCAGGGCCCCGTGCCCCCCGGTGCCCCCCGGTGCCCCCCGGTGCCCCCCGGTGCCCCCcggtgcccccagccccggtTTCACCAGCGCGGCCGCCCCGAACCGAACCGAGCCGAGCGGGGCCGAACCGGGAGGGGCGGAGCTTCGGGCTCGGCCACGCCCCCCCCCCGGCCGCTCGCAGCCAATAG
- the LOC127381239 gene encoding proteoglycan 4-like isoform X13, with amino-acid sequence METLHPWRPCTHLETLHPWRPCTLGDPAPTWRPCTLGDPAPTWRPCTLGDPAPTWRPCTLGDPAPMETLHSWRPCTHLETLHPWRPCTHLETLHPWRPCTHGDPAPLETLHPWRPCTHLETLHPWRPCTHLETLHPWRPCTHGDPALMETLHPWRPCTHLGTLHPWRPCTLGDPAPTWRPCTLGDPAPTWRPCTHGDPAPMETLHSWRPCTLGDPAPTWRPCTHGDPALMKTLHPWRPCTHLETLHPWRPCTHEDPAPTWRPCTLGDAAPLETLHSWRPCTLGDPAPTWRPCTLGDPALMETLHSWRPCTRMRSGLHARFPPPPRSPPPPPGTAPNKAASRLPSRSCPRGREGTRGEGSGPRAPRCPPVPPGAPRCPPVPPAPVSPARPPRTEPSRAGPNREGRSFGLGHAPPPAARSQ; translated from the exons ATGGAGACCCTGCATCCTTGGAGACCCTGCACCCACCTGGAGACCCTGCACCCTTGGAGACCCTGCACCCTTGGAGACCCTGCACCCACCTGGAGACCCTGCACCCTTGGAGACCCTGCACCCACCTGGAGACCCTGCACCCTTGGAGACCCTGCACCCACCTGGAGACCCTGCACCCTTGGAGACCCTGCACCCATGGAgaccctgcactcatggagacCCTGCACCCAC CTGGAGACCCTGCACCCTTGGAGACCCTGCACCCACCTGGAGACCCTGCACCCTTGGAGACCCTGCACCCATGGAGACCCTGCACCCTTGGAGACCCTGCACCCTTGGAGACCCTGCACCCACCTGGAGACCCTGCACCCTTGGAGACCCTGCACCCACCTGGAGACCCTGCACCCTTGGAGACCCTGCACCCATGGAgaccctgcactcatggagacCCTGCACCCTTGGAGACCCTGCACCCACCTGGGGACCCTGCACCCATGGAGACCCTGCACCCTTGGAGACCCTGCACCCACCTGGAGACCCTGCACCCTTGGAGACCCTGCACCCACCTGGAGACCCTGCACCCATGGAGACCCTGCACCCATGGAgaccctgcactcatggagacCCTGCAC CCTTGGAGACCCTGCACCCACTTGGAGACCCTGCACCCATGGAGACCCTGCACTCATGAAGACCCTGCACCCATGGAGACCCTGCACCCACCTGGAGACCCTGCACCCTTGGAGACCCTGCACTCATGAAGACCCTGCACCCAC CTGGAGACCCTGCACCCTTGGAGACGCTGCACCCTTGGAgaccctgcactcatggagacCCTGCACCCTTGGAGACCCTGCACCCACCTGGAGACCCTGCACCCTTGGAgaccctgcactcatggagaccctgcactcatggagacCCTGCACCCGCATGAGGAGTGGGCTCCATGCGAGgttcccgccccccccccgaagccccccgccccctcccggTACCGCCCCCAATAAAGCTGCTTCTCGCCTTCCCAGCCGCTCTTGCCcccggggcagggaggggacgCGTGGGGAGGGGTCAGGGCCCCGTGCCCCCCGGTGCCCCCCGGTGCCCCCCGGTGCCCCCCGGTGCCCCCcggtgcccccagccccggtTTCACCAGCGCGGCCGCCCCGAACCGAACCGAGCCGAGCGGGGCCGAACCGGGAGGGGCGGAGCTTCGGGCTCGGCCACGCCCCCCCCCCGGCCGCTCGCAGCCAATAG
- the LOC127381239 gene encoding mucin-2-like isoform X17 — translation METLHPWRPCTHLETLHPWRPCTLGDPAPTWRPCTLGDPAPTWRPCTLGDPAPTWRPCTLGDPAPMETLHSWRPCTHLETLHPWRPCTHLETLHPWRPCTHGDPAPLETLHPWRPCTHLETLHPWRPCTHLETLHPWRPCTHGDPALMETLHPWRPCTHLETLHPWRPCTHGDPALMETLHLWRPCTLGDPALMKTLHPWRPCTHLETLHPWRPCTHEDPAPMETLHPPGDPAPMETLHSWRPCTLGDPAPTWRPCTLGDAAPLETLHSWRPCTLGDPAPTWRPCTLGDPALMETLHSWRPCTRMRSGLHARFPPPPRSPPPPPGTAPNKAASRLPSRSCPRGREGTRGEGSGPRAPRCPPVPPGAPRCPPVPPAPVSPARPPRTEPSRAGPNREGRSFGLGHAPPPAARSQ, via the exons ATGGAGACCCTGCATCCTTGGAGACCCTGCACCCACCTGGAGACCCTGCACCCTTGGAGACCCTGCACCCTTGGAGACCCTGCACCCACCTGGAGACCCTGCACCCTTGGAGACCCTGCACCCACCTGGAGACCCTGCACCCTTGGAGACCCTGCACCCACCTGGAGACCCTGCACCCTTGGAGACCCTGCACCCATGGAgaccctgcactcatggagacCCTGCACCCAC CTGGAGACCCTGCACCCTTGGAGACCCTGCACCCACCTGGAGACCCTGCACCCTTGGAGACCCTGCACCCATGGAGACCCTGCACCCTTGGAGACCCTGCACCCTTGGAGACCCTGCACCCACCTGGAGACCCTGCACCCTTGGAGACCCTGCACCCACCTGGAGACCCTGCACCCTTGGAGACCCTGCACCCATGGAgaccctgcactcatggagacCCTGCACCCTTGGAGACCCTGCACCCAC CTGGAGACCCTGCACCCATGGAGACCCTGCACCCATGGAgaccctgcactcatggagacCCTGCACCTTTGGAGACCCTGCACCCTTGGAGACCCTGCACTCATGAAGACCCTGCACCCTTGGAGACCCTGCACCCACTTGGAGACCCTGCACCCATGGAGACCCTGCACTCATGAAGACCCTGCACCCATGGAGACCCTGCACCCAC CTGGAGACCCTGCACCCATGGAgaccctgcactcatggagacCCTGCACCCTTGGAGACCCTGCACCCACCTGGAGACCCTGCACCCTTGGAGACGCTGCACCCTTGGAgaccctgcactcatggagacCCTGCACCCTTGGAGACCCTGCACCCACCTGGAGACCCTGCACCCTTGGAgaccctgcactcatggagaccctgcactcatggagacCCTGCACCCGCATGAGGAGTGGGCTCCATGCGAGgttcccgccccccccccgaagccccccgccccctcccggTACCGCCCCCAATAAAGCTGCTTCTCGCCTTCCCAGCCGCTCTTGCCcccggggcagggaggggacgCGTGGGGAGGGGTCAGGGCCCCGTGCCCCCCGGTGCCCCCCGGTGCCCCCCGGTGCCCCCCGGTGCCCCCcggtgcccccagccccggtTTCACCAGCGCGGCCGCCCCGAACCGAACCGAGCCGAGCGGGGCCGAACCGGGAGGGGCGGAGCTTCGGGCTCGGCCACGCCCCCCCCCCGGCCGCTCGCAGCCAATAG
- the LOC127381239 gene encoding uncharacterized protein LOC127381239 isoform X12, whose translation METLHPWRPCTHLETLHPWRPCTLGDPAPTWRPCTLGDPAPTWRPCTLGDPAPTWRPCTLGDPAPMETLHSWRPCTHLEILHPWRPCTHGDPAPTWRPCTLGDPAPTWRPCTLGDPAPMETLHPWRPCTLGDPAPTWRPCTLGDPAPMETLHSWRPCTLGDPAPTWGPCTHGDPAPLETLHPPGDPAPLETLHPPGDPAPMETLHPWRPCTHGDPAPTWRPCTLGDPALMKTLHPPGDPAPMETLHSWRPCTLGDPAPTWRPCTLGDAAPLETLHSWRPCTLGDPAPTWRPCTLGDPALMETLHSWRPCTRMRSGLHARFPPPPRSPPPPPGTAPNKAASRLPSRSCPRGREGTRGEGSGPRAPRCPPVPPGAPRCPPVPPAPVSPARPPRTEPSRAGPNREGRSFGLGHAPPPAARSQ comes from the exons ATGGAGACCCTGCATCCTTGGAGACCCTGCACCCACCTGGAGACCCTGCACCCTTGGAGACCCTGCACCCTTGGAGACCCTGCACCCACCTGGAGACCCTGCACCCTTGGAGACCCTGCACCCACCTGGAGACCCTGCACCCTTGGAGACCCTGCACCCACCTGGAGACCCTGCACCCTTGGAGACCCTGCACCCATGGAgaccctgcactcatggagacCCTGCACCCACCTGGAGATCCTGCACCCTTGGAgaccctgcactcatggagacCCTGCACCCAC CTGGAGACCCTGCACCCTTGGAGACCCTGCACCCACCTGGAGACCCTGCACCCTTGGAGACCCTGCACCCATGGAGACCCTGCACCCTTGGAGACCCTGCACCCTTGGAGACCCTGCACCCAC CTGGAGACCCTGCACCCTTGGAGACCCTGCACCCATGGAgaccctgcactcatggagacCCTGCACCCTTGGAGACCCTGCACCCACCTGGGGACCCTGCACCCATGGAGACCCTGCACCCTTGGAGACCCTGCACCCACCTGGAGACCCTGCACCCTTGGAGACCCTGCACCCACCTGGAGACCCTGCACCCATGGAGACCCTGCACCCATGGAgaccctgcactcatggagacCCTGCAC CCACCTGGAGACCCTGCACCCTTGGAGACCCTGCACTCATGAAGACCCTGCACCCACCTGGAGACCCTGCACCCATGGAgaccctgcactcatggagacCCTGCACCCTTGGAGACCCTGCACCCACCTGGAGACCCTGCACCCTTGGAGACGCTGCACCCTTGGAgaccctgcactcatggagacCCTGCACCCTTGGAGACCCTGCACCCACCTGGAGACCCTGCACCCTTGGAgaccctgcactcatggagaccctgcactcatggagacCCTGCACCCGCATGAGGAGTGGGCTCCATGCGAGgttcccgccccccccccgaagccccccgccccctcccggTACCGCCCCCAATAAAGCTGCTTCTCGCCTTCCCAGCCGCTCTTGCCcccggggcagggaggggacgCGTGGGGAGGGGTCAGGGCCCCGTGCCCCCCGGTGCCCCCCGGTGCCCCCCGGTGCCCCCCGGTGCCCCCcggtgcccccagccccggtTTCACCAGCGCGGCCGCCCCGAACCGAACCGAGCCGAGCGGGGCCGAACCGGGAGGGGCGGAGCTTCGGGCTCGGCCACGCCCCCCCCCCGGCCGCTCGCAGCCAATAG
- the LOC127381239 gene encoding splicing factor 3A subunit 2-like isoform X27 gives METLHPWRPCTHLETLHPWRPCTLGDPAPTWRPCTLGDPAPTWRPCTLGDPAPTWRPCTLGDPAPMETLHSWRPCTHLETLHPWRPCTHLETLHPWRPCTHGDPAPLETLHPWRPCTHLETLHPWRPCTHLETLHPWRPCTHGDPALMETLHPWRPCTHLGTLHPWRPCTLGDPAPTWRPCTLGDPAPTWRPCTHGDPAPMETLHSWRPCTLGDPAPTWRPCTHGDPALMKTLHPWRPCTHLETLHPWRPCTHEDPAPTWRPCTLGDPALMETLHSWRPCTRMRSGLHARFPPPPRSPPPPPGTAPNKAASRLPSRSCPRGREGTRGEGSGPRAPRCPPVPPGAPRCPPVPPAPVSPARPPRTEPSRAGPNREGRSFGLGHAPPPAARSQ, from the exons ATGGAGACCCTGCATCCTTGGAGACCCTGCACCCACCTGGAGACCCTGCACCCTTGGAGACCCTGCACCCTTGGAGACCCTGCACCCACCTGGAGACCCTGCACCCTTGGAGACCCTGCACCCACCTGGAGACCCTGCACCCTTGGAGACCCTGCACCCACCTGGAGACCCTGCACCCTTGGAGACCCTGCACCCATGGAgaccctgcactcatggagacCCTGCACCCAC CTGGAGACCCTGCACCCTTGGAGACCCTGCACCCACCTGGAGACCCTGCACCCTTGGAGACCCTGCACCCATGGAGACCCTGCACCCTTGGAGACCCTGCACCCTTGGAGACCCTGCACCCACCTGGAGACCCTGCACCCTTGGAGACCCTGCACCCACCTGGAGACCCTGCACCCTTGGAGACCCTGCACCCATGGAgaccctgcactcatggagacCCTGCACCCTTGGAGACCCTGCACCCACCTGGGGACCCTGCACCCATGGAGACCCTGCACCCTTGGAGACCCTGCACCCACCTGGAGACCCTGCACCCTTGGAGACCCTGCACCCACCTGGAGACCCTGCACCCATGGAGACCCTGCACCCATGGAgaccctgcactcatggagacCCTGCAC CCTTGGAGACCCTGCACCCACTTGGAGACCCTGCACCCATGGAGACCCTGCACTCATGAAGACCCTGCACCCATGGAGACCCTGCACCCACCTGGAGACCCTGCACCCTTGGAGACCCTGCACTCATGAAGACCCTGCACCCAC CTGGAGACCCTGCACCCTTGGAgaccctgcactcatggagaccctgcactcatggagacCCTGCACCCGCATGAGGAGTGGGCTCCATGCGAGgttcccgccccccccccgaagccccccgccccctcccggTACCGCCCCCAATAAAGCTGCTTCTCGCCTTCCCAGCCGCTCTTGCCcccggggcagggaggggacgCGTGGGGAGGGGTCAGGGCCCCGTGCCCCCCGGTGCCCCCCGGTGCCCCCCGGTGCCCCCCGGTGCCCCCcggtgcccccagccccggtTTCACCAGCGCGGCCGCCCCGAACCGAACCGAGCCGAGCGGGGCCGAACCGGGAGGGGCGGAGCTTCGGGCTCGGCCACGCCCCCCCCCCGGCCGCTCGCAGCCAATAG
- the LOC127381239 gene encoding proteoglycan 4-like isoform X4 codes for METLHPWRPCTHLETLHPWRPCTLGDPAPTWRPCTLGDPAPMETLHSWRPCTHLEILHPWRPCTHGDPAPTWRSCTLGDPALMETLHPPGDPAPLETLHPPGDPAPLETLHPWRPCTLGDPAPLETLHPPGDPAPLETLHPPGDPAPLETLHPWRPCTHGDPAPLETLHPPGDPAPMETLHPWRPCTHLETLHPWRPCTHLETLHPWRPCTHGDPALMETLHLWRPCTLGDPALMKTLHPWRPCTHLETLHPWRPCTHEDPAPMETLHPPGDPAPMETLHSWRPCTLGDPAPTWRPCTLGDAAPLETLHSWRPCTLGDPAPTWRPCTLGDPALMETLHSWRPCTRMRSGLHARFPPPPRSPPPPPGTAPNKAASRLPSRSCPRGREGTRGEGSGPRAPRCPPVPPGAPRCPPVPPAPVSPARPPRTEPSRAGPNREGRSFGLGHAPPPAARSQ; via the exons ATGGAGACCCTGCATCCTTGGAGACCCTGCACCCACCTGGAGACCCTGCACCCTTGGAGACCCTGCACCCTTGGAGACCCTGCACCCAC CTGGAGACCCTGCACCCTTGGAGACCCTGCACCCATGGAgaccctgcactcatggagacCCTGCACCCACCTGGAGATCCTGCACCCTTGGAgaccctgcactcatggagacCCTGCACCCACCTGGAGATCCTGCACCCTTGGAgaccctgcactcatggagacCCTGCACCCAC CTGGAGACCCTGCACCCTTGGAGACCCTGCACCCACCTGGAGACCCTGCACCCTTGGAGACCCTGCACCCATGGAGACCCTGCACCCTTGGAGACCCTGCACCCTTGGAGACCCTGCACCCACCTGGAGACCCTGCACCCTTGGAGACCCTGCACCCACCTGGAGACCCTGCACCCTTGGAGACCCTGCACCCATGGAgaccctgcactcatggagacCCTGCACCCTTGGAGACCCTGCACCCACCTGGGGACCCTGCACCCATGGAGACCCTGCACCCTTGGAGACCCTGCACCCACCTGGAGACCCTGCACCCTTGGAGACCCTGCACCCACCTGGAGACCCTGCACCCATGGAGACCCTGCACCCATGGAgaccctgcactcatggagacCCTGCACCTTTGGAGACCCTGCACCCTTGGAGACCCTGCACTCATGAAGACCCTGCACCCTTGGAGACCCTGCACCCACTTGGAGACCCTGCACCCATGGAGACCCTGCACTCATGAAGACCCTGCACCCATGGAGACCCTGCACCCAC CTGGAGACCCTGCACCCATGGAgaccctgcactcatggagacCCTGCACCCTTGGAGACCCTGCACCCACCTGGAGACCCTGCACCCTTGGAGACGCTGCACCCTTGGAgaccctgcactcatggagacCCTGCACCCTTGGAGACCCTGCACCCACCTGGAGACCCTGCACCCTTGGAgaccctgcactcatggagaccctgcactcatggagacCCTGCACCCGCATGAGGAGTGGGCTCCATGCGAGgttcccgccccccccccgaagccccccgccccctcccggTACCGCCCCCAATAAAGCTGCTTCTCGCCTTCCCAGCCGCTCTTGCCcccggggcagggaggggacgCGTGGGGAGGGGTCAGGGCCCCGTGCCCCCCGGTGCCCCCCGGTGCCCCCCGGTGCCCCCCGGTGCCCCCcggtgcccccagccccggtTTCACCAGCGCGGCCGCCCCGAACCGAACCGAGCCGAGCGGGGCCGAACCGGGAGGGGCGGAGCTTCGGGCTCGGCCACGCCCCCCCCCCGGCCGCTCGCAGCCAATAG